One part of the Syntrophorhabdales bacterium genome encodes these proteins:
- a CDS encoding glycosyltransferase family 2 protein — MDALPLVSVITPAYNRASFLGETIESVLSQDYPCIEYIVLDDGSKDNTRDVLVKYGDRIRWESHVNMGEARTVNRGFEMAKGEILCVVNSDDPLFPGAVSTAVAFMQSRPEILVAYPDWDYIAPDSQSLGHVQVPEYDFLFMVAHHKCIVGPGAFIRRKAVELIGGRDPAFKYVGDFEFWLRLALKGPFGRIPKTLATFRIHPTSASLAMKSAEMAREDIRMIRKFYSRTDLPPEILNIKNIAFSSAHLHASRVSGPARFHSLMHFIAFMAYSPRNLVSEYPAAVARLRPDFYGRGIKNLLGRVIHQVVSTMPFVRR, encoded by the coding sequence GTGGACGCGCTACCGTTAGTATCGGTTATTACTCCTGCGTATAACAGGGCTTCATTTCTGGGTGAGACCATTGAAAGCGTTCTCTCTCAGGATTATCCGTGTATCGAATATATAGTCCTGGATGACGGCTCAAAGGACAATACCCGAGATGTGCTTGTGAAATACGGGGATCGCATCCGCTGGGAATCCCATGTAAACATGGGTGAAGCAAGGACTGTCAACAGGGGCTTTGAAATGGCCAAGGGGGAGATACTTTGTGTCGTAAACTCGGATGATCCTCTTTTTCCGGGTGCCGTGAGTACTGCCGTCGCTTTTATGCAAAGTCGGCCGGAAATCCTCGTAGCCTATCCTGACTGGGACTATATCGCACCGGATTCCCAGTCACTCGGCCACGTGCAGGTTCCTGAGTACGATTTTCTTTTCATGGTCGCTCATCATAAGTGTATTGTCGGACCAGGGGCTTTTATCAGAAGAAAAGCGGTTGAACTGATAGGAGGGCGCGACCCCGCATTTAAATATGTTGGAGACTTCGAATTCTGGTTGAGGCTCGCACTCAAAGGTCCATTTGGACGTATTCCGAAAACTCTTGCTACGTTCAGGATCCATCCGACGTCAGCTTCTTTGGCAATGAAAAGCGCTGAAATGGCGAGAGAGGATATCAGAATGATAAGAAAGTTCTATTCTCGGACTGATTTGCCCCCTGAGATTCTCAACATAAAAAACATTGCATTCAGTTCGGCGCACCTTCACGCGAGTCGGGTGTCAGGTCCTGCCCGTTTCCATTCGCTCATGCATTTCATTGCGTTTATGGCCTATTCTCCTCGCAATTTAGTGTCGGAATATCCGGCTGCGGTCGCGCGGCTTCGTCCCGACTTTTATGGTAGAGGAATAAAGAATCTCCTTGGGCGCGTGATCCACCAAGTAGTCTCGACCATGCCCTTTGTCCGCAGATAG
- a CDS encoding glycosyltransferase family A protein → MPRVSVIIPTYNRAAMIKRAVASVLQQTYTDFEVIVADDGSNDDTGDSLRHLSEKVKYVFLEHGGRSYARNHALRLATGTYIAFLDSDDEFFPHTLGTQIEQLEKNLDYGMVYGQAICVNEQGEQITIYPADASGWIYDRVAFYIPLTIILPTVMVRKSVLDRVGGFDEKMERFEDTDMWRRISKRYKIGAIQQPLCKILTHAGNALGDPAVELRNVKYYIDKVLREDKDAGTSFKRKGAANLFHHYGVAVWHKEDCYGGPSIRFALYALRYWPFETQYYHLLLPLRFWKSRSAFLLTLLRRLRMAFHFVVGQLKLHGSTLRLLVTDPKEFLRRLKKRLGSLI, encoded by the coding sequence ATGCCGAGAGTAAGCGTAATCATCCCGACCTATAACCGGGCCGCCATGATTAAGAGGGCGGTCGCAAGCGTACTTCAGCAGACCTACACGGATTTTGAGGTAATTGTCGCAGATGATGGATCGAACGATGACACCGGCGACTCACTGCGTCACTTATCGGAAAAAGTGAAATATGTTTTCCTTGAGCATGGCGGGAGGTCTTACGCTCGTAACCATGCCCTCCGTCTGGCTACCGGTACTTACATCGCCTTCCTTGATTCCGACGATGAGTTCTTCCCCCACACGCTGGGAACTCAAATCGAGCAGCTCGAAAAAAATCTGGATTACGGCATGGTTTACGGTCAGGCTATTTGTGTGAATGAGCAGGGAGAGCAGATCACCATTTACCCAGCCGACGCGTCAGGCTGGATATATGATCGAGTAGCTTTTTACATTCCACTCACTATCATACTGCCTACAGTCATGGTGAGAAAATCGGTCCTGGATCGAGTAGGGGGCTTCGACGAAAAGATGGAACGATTCGAAGATACCGATATGTGGCGCAGAATTTCAAAAAGATACAAAATCGGAGCGATCCAACAACCCCTCTGCAAAATCCTTACTCATGCGGGTAACGCGCTGGGAGACCCGGCAGTAGAACTGAGGAACGTCAAGTACTACATAGACAAGGTTCTCAGGGAGGATAAGGACGCCGGCACGTCTTTCAAAAGAAAGGGTGCCGCAAATCTCTTTCATCACTATGGTGTCGCTGTATGGCATAAGGAGGATTGCTACGGGGGCCCTTCGATACGGTTCGCCCTTTACGCGCTCCGCTACTGGCCGTTCGAAACGCAGTACTACCACTTACTTCTCCCGCTGCGTTTCTGGAAGTCACGTTCCGCATTTCTCCTCACTCTACTGCGCAGGTTACGGATGGCATTTCACTTCGTTGTTGGCCAACTAAAGCTGCACGGTTCCACTCTACGGCTACTGGTGACCGACCCGAAAGAATTTTTGAGGCGCCTGAAGAAAAGGCTCGGCTCATTGATCTGA